One Tursiops truncatus isolate mTurTru1 chromosome 3, mTurTru1.mat.Y, whole genome shotgun sequence DNA segment encodes these proteins:
- the KGD4 gene encoding alpha-ketoglutarate dehydrogenase component 4: MMGSKMASASRVVQVVKPHTPLIRFPDRRDNPKPNVSEVLRSAGLPSHSSSISQHSKGSKSPDWLMHPGPPDTAELIKTLPQKYRRKLVSQEEIEFIQRGGPE; encoded by the exons ATGATGGGCAGCAAGATGGCGTCTGCCAGCAGGGTCGTTCAG gtAGTCAAGCCACATACTCCATTAATAAGGTTCCCTGACAGAAGAGACAATCCTAAACCCAATG tgtcaGAAGTTCTGAGATCAGCAGGACTACCGTCTCACTCTTCTTCAATTTCACAGCATTCTAAGGGAAGTAAATCGCCAGACTGGCTGATGCATCCGGGTCCACCAGACACTGCAGAGTTAATAAAAACTTTACCTCAGAAGTACAGAAGGAAACTTGTATCTCAAGAAGAAATTGAATTTATCCAA CGTGGAGGTCCAGAATAA